One segment of Meriones unguiculatus strain TT.TT164.6M chromosome 3, Bangor_MerUng_6.1, whole genome shotgun sequence DNA contains the following:
- the LOC110541393 gene encoding large ribosomal subunit protein eL31-like codes for MAPTKKGGEKKKGRSAINEVVTREYTINIHKRIHGVGFKKLAPRALKEIRKFAMKEMGTPDVHIDTRLNKAVWAKGIRNVPYRIRVRLSRKRNEDEDSPNKLYTLVTYVPVTTFKNLQTVNVDEN; via the coding sequence ATGGCTCCCACCAAGAAGGGTGGCGAGAAGAAGAAGGGCCGCTCTGCCATCAACGAGGTGGTGACCCGGGAGTACACCATCAACATCCACAAGCGCATCCATGGCGTGGGCTTCAAGAAGCTTGCTCCCCGGGCACTCAAAGAAATTCGGAAGTTTGCCATGAAAGAGATGGGGACTCCAGATGTGCACATAGATACAAGGCTCAATAAAGCTGTCTGGGCCAAAGGAATAAGGAATGTTCCGTATCGCATCCGAGTACGTTTGTCCAGAAAACGTAATGAAGATGAGGATTCACCAAACAAGCTCTACACATTGGTAACTTACGTGCCGGTGACCACCTTCAAAAATCTACAGACGGTCAATGTGGATGAGAACTAA